The following proteins come from a genomic window of Andrena cerasifolii isolate SP2316 chromosome 6, iyAndCera1_principal, whole genome shotgun sequence:
- the LOC143370281 gene encoding uncharacterized protein LOC143370281 isoform X3, with translation MDSGSSGLVPTLARPEDAKKEAAIAAEVKQQKATLAKQREEYVKKSATLQRELEILRQQCDEIGKEGGRENNRIIKENQKLQIEIQNKMKSIHNVIDMLTGIIGDKATVDDLKSKFKLEINKRSRSPKEDFPKGKSESPDRTSASDSDKESKTERETKERRSPEDSKPMYNFVHYDPEMHWCKVCDIFPKTAKEYLNHLHSNEHKEACLERKIVDMPWHERNGEGTEKEVPYYPGLPTKRTPIKGLQFFSAATAWYCKLCDSWIGDLHCASLHLKSKQHSENYSRFVEQNPHWETDWMADREKAFSEEKHKQIQMELQKHKDDDPPPKSKKSKKSKKSKKKSKKRRNRSSGSDSSSDSENSDTDSDQDMSKSIRVAMRNKMKASTQAILNEEIDYHRIKLKGHWSKISQHLNQPPTPEPQPTETDDRQLLNSIRDKLKAKQEEEMKSVGNRRLSQEKPVEEEEEEEEEEEPEQPSFSNKSKSESLEAWGPKEPPKPFWIKKEEEKPQPIVSKPIELPKPEEMPKPHMGFWTKQQVNMTVKPPEMKTVEKEDDRDRESDRYKDDRDRKYERREEKYERYNSRYDRRRGRDRDRDRDRDRDRDRDRDRDRDRDRDREREYYEDRRKRDSNDSPRRERGWRDSPKRNYEKYSKDRRDDNSSNDESKFEKKTNESASKSKKGGVQTKKSAPQVSKGKLPFIGRLPLFKKKTEEPKMPEKDITPLPYQQSKFEDTPKVPNEIINPPGVVHITKLATPLNLGNSNNNNSSNNNNGASNNASTSPSPISKNQPMKILVAPPPPVLNETKPTQQVVDMEIEDQIEETVIEEPMMEQQKETQSISKLPLPPHPPPPLNRPPPSFSAQPTQAQQQPATVQSRPQFPTNRPPPSFMSNPPPFVQSQPRFPAHQPVRPAVQSHPPFMANPPPQMPAVPPFVQNHQNPPPPPLPVVEGGSQELAEIPEPTEKRTDPSIPLPDDLQEALNIIFPKEETETKQQSQQETNIMYSSMYSMLGCVGYGPEYMDQPPPEITQAESEVDTQPGPDDLKMLGIDEGDTIL, from the exons TCGGCCACGCTGCAACGGGAGCTGGAGATCCTGCGTCAACAGTGTGATGAAATTGGTAAAGAGGGCGGGCGGGAGAACAATCGCATCATAAAGGAGAACCAGAAGTTGCAG ATCGAGATACAGAACAAAATGAAGTCGATACACAACGTTATCGACATGCTTACCGGAATAATCGGGGATAAAGCTACCGTTGACGATCTTAAGAGCAAGTTTAAACTAGAGATTAATAAACGTTCGAGGAGTCCCAAAGAAGACTTTCCGAAAGGGAAATCGGAGTCGCCCGACAGAACGTCGGCGTCCGATTCCGACAAGGAATCGAAAACCGAAagggaaacgaaagagcgaaGGTCTCCCGAGGACTCTAAGCCTATGTACAATTTCGTGCATTACGATCCGGAAATGCATTGGTGTAAAGTCTGCGATATATTTCCTAAAACGGCAAAGGAATATTTGAATCATCTGCATAGCAATGAGCACAAAGAAGCTTGTTTA GAACGCAAGATAGTTGATATGCCATGGCATGAGCGGAATGGAGAGGGAACGGAAAAGGAAGTGCCCTATTATCCCGGACTGCCAACGAAAAGAACACCTATTAAAG GTCTGCAGTTCTTCAGCGCTGCGACGGCATGGTACTGCAAGCTTTGCGATTCCTGGATCGGCGATCTTCATTGCGCGAGTTTGCACCTGAAGTCTAAGCAGCATTCCGAAAATTATTCC CGTTTTGTAGAACAGAATCCGCATTGGGAAACCGATTGGATGGCGGATCGCGAGAAAGCGTTCTCCGAGGAGAAGCACAAGCAGATACAGATGGAGTTGCAGAAGCACAAAGATGACGATCCACCACCGAAGTCGAAGAAATCGAAGAAAAGCAAAAAGAGCAAGAAGAAGTCGAAGAAACGAAGGAACAGGAGCAGTGGGAGCGATAGTTCCAGCGACTCGGAGAACTCTGATACGGATTCCGATCAGGACATGTCCAAGAGTATTCGCGTTGCCATGAGGAACAAGATGAAGGCGTCGACTCAGGCGATCCTCAACGAGGAGATAGACTATCATCGAATAAAGCTGAAGGGCCACTGGTCCAAGATATCCCAGCATTTGAATCAGCCGCCGACTCCGGAACCGCAGCCGACGGAGACCGATGACAGGCAGTTGTTGAACTCGATCAGGGACAAGTTGAAAGCGAAGCAAGAGGAGGAGATGAAGTCTGTTGGTAATCGAAGGCTGAGTCAAGAGAAACctgtcgaggaggaggaggaagaagaggaggaagaggaaccaGAGCAGCCTTCTTTCTCTAACAAATCCAAGTCTGAGAGCTTGGAAGCTTGGGGACCAAAGGAACCGCCGAAACCTTTCTGGATAAAAAAGGAAGAGGAGAAGCCGCAACCTATAGTCAGCAAGCCGATCGAACTACCGAAACCAGAAGAGATGCCTAAGCCTCACATGGGATTCTGGACGAAGCAACAGGTGAACATGACCGTGAAGCCGCCCGAGATGAAAACCGTGGAGAAGGAGGACGACAGGGATCGGGAGAGCGACAGATACAAAGACGATCGCGACAGGAAATACGAAAGACGAGAGGAAAAGTACGAACGCTACAATAGCAGATACGACAGAAGACGCGGACGGGACAGGGATAGGGATAGGGATCGGGACAGGGATAGGGATCGTGACAGGGACAGGGACAGGGATCGTGATAGGGACAGGGAAAGGGAGTACTACGAGGATCGTAGGAAACGAGACAGCAACGATTCTCCGCGACGGGAGAGAGGCTGGCGCGACAGTCCAAAGAGGAATTACGAGAAGTACAGCAAAGATAGGAGGGACGATAATTCGTCCAACGATGAGTCGAAATTCGAAAAGAAGACGAACGAGTCCGCGTCCAAATCGAAGAAGGGTGGCGTACAGACTAAGAAATCAGCGCCTCAGGTATCCAAGGGGAAGTTGCCCTTTATCGGTAGATTGCCATTGTTTAAGAAGAAAACCGAGGAACCGAAAATGCCTGAAAAAGACATTACGCCGCTCCCTTATCAGCAAAGTAAATTCGAGGATACGCCGAAAGTACCCAATGAAATTATCAATCCGCCGGGCGTTGTGCATATCACGAAGCTTGCTACTCCGCTAAATCTCGGCAACAGTAACAATAACAATAGCAGTAACAACAATAACGGTGCCAGCAATAACGCTAGCACCTCACCGAGTCCGATTAGTAAGAATCAACCAATGAAGATACTGGTAGCTCCACCACCACCAGTGTTGAATGAAACCAAGCCAACGCAGCAGGTAGTTGACATGGAGATTGAGGATCAGATCGAGGAGACGGTGATAGAGGAGCCGATGATGGAGCAGCAAAAGGAAACGCAGAGTATATCCAAGTTACCTTTGCCGCCTCATCCCCCGCCTCCTTTGAACAGACCACCGCCATCGTTCTCGGCTCAGCCGACACAGGCGCAACAGCAGCCAGCAACGGTGCAGAGCAGACCACAATTCCCTACGAACAGACCACCCCCGTCATTCATGTCTAACCCGCCACCATTCGTTCAGAGCCAACCACGGTTCCCTGCTCACCAACCAGTGCGTCCAGCAGTGCAGAGCCATCCTCCGTTCATGGCCAATCCGCCACCGCAGATGCCCGCTGTTCCACCTTTCGTCCAGAACCACCAGAACCCTCCACCGCCTCCGCTTCCAGTCGTGGAAGGCGGGTCGCAGGAACTCGCCGAGATACCGGAACCCACCGAGAAACGGACCGACCCAAGCATTCCCTTACCCGATGATTTGCAAGAGGCTCTGAACATCATCTTCCCCAAAGAGGAAACAGAGACCAAGCAGCAGAGTCAGCAAGAGACTAATATCATGTACTCCTCTATGTATAGTATGCTGGGCTGCGTTGGTTATGGTCCAGAGTACATGGATCAGCCGCCGCCAGAGATAACACAGGCGGAGAGCGAGGTAGACACTCAGCCCGGACCAGACGACTTGAAGATGTTAGGTATCGACGAAGGAGACACTATCCTGTAA